In Diorhabda carinulata isolate Delta chromosome 6, icDioCari1.1, whole genome shotgun sequence, a single genomic region encodes these proteins:
- the LOC130895787 gene encoding putative cuticle collagen 155 has protein sequence MGHQGIMERKGIMGHKGAPGHNGTPGNNGAPGNNGTPSHKGALGHNGAPRHKEAPGHNRTLGNNGAPGHNGTTQKRVAGHKAAQGHNGTPGNNGAQGNNGASRYKGAHGHNETPGNNGAPGHNGTPEYN, from the coding sequence ATGGGACATCAGGGAATAATGGAGCGCAAGGGAATAATGGGGCATAAAGGAGCGCCTGGGCATAATGGGACGCCAGGGAATAATGGAGCGCCAGGAAATAATGGGACTCCAAGTCATAAAGGAGCGCTAGGGCATAATGGGGCTCCAAGGCATAAAGAAGCGCCTGGGCATAATAGGACGCTAGGGAATAATGGGGCTCCAGGGCATAATGGGACGACGCAAAAAAGAGTGGCAGGTCATAAAGCGGCGCAAGGGCATAATGGGACACCAGGAAATAATGGAGCGCAAGGTAATAATGGGGCTTCAAGGTATAAAGGAGCGCATGGGCATAATGAGACGCCAGGGAATAATGGGGCTCCAGGGCATAATGGGACGCCAGAGTATAATTGA